A segment of the Toxotes jaculatrix isolate fToxJac2 chromosome 2, fToxJac2.pri, whole genome shotgun sequence genome:
TTTCTCCTGAAAAAAAGCTCTTTCTTTGAATAAGGATGTTCCATTTTGTACATAGTTGTGTGTTGCACTTGTGCTAATAAAGTTCTttgaatgaagaaaaatgttcCCGCGAAATTTTCCTTTCCTCAACAAATCCATTCATGTCCTTGATGCTAATAATAGTATAGTCCATACGATAACAATTACATGAATATACAACATAATAGCATatcatataaatatgaatatgaaaatgattaaattattatttattttattattggggtttacatttttcatgaccCAGGGTGACCAATGGTGACAGATCTGCCGACCAATCACAAgtgatttttcttgtttaaaagTAGTGGTTTCATCCAATACTGAGTGAGGAAATTCAGGCTTCTTGcatgagaggtgaaacgtcttcaagaatCTGACACCAAGTCCACTTGCCCTAGGTTCAACTTTcttggaggagctgctggctgTTAAGTTGGTGTTGGAGGAATGGCAGCACTGGTTGGAAGGCATGGGACAGCCTTTTGTAATCTGGAATGATCTGCAGTGGGCTCCCATGATCCACCTGTTCATGGTGATCCCTGGTCATATATAGCCCTTCACATTGTGACTGGCCTGACCCCCTCATAAGGGAACACAGTAATTCTCACTGTTGCTGACTGCTTCTCTAAAGCAGTGCACTTTGTGGCTCTTCCCAAGTTTCCAAGAACCATGTCAGAAAATATGATCCTTCTGCTGTGAAGCTGAAATTACAGAACTCTACTGAAAATCCACCCATTATTCCATGTCTCTCAGCTCAGGCCAGTATTGACCATTtaacacagaagaaaataaaatgtctgcagatTGATTCAGGTCCCATAGATTGTTGTTGCATGTCAATCCACCCACCCCTACCCCCCACTAACCATTCATATGGCTGAAACATTTTAACAGTATAACCCTGTATCACATCTCTATAGTCCAGCATCACAAATGTTGTTAACAGGTTTTATATGCCCATTGTAACAACAGTCTTGAAACCAGTCCAGCCTTTCTAACAAGACAAAGTAAAAACCGAACAAACTTAACACAttagaaaaataagacaaaacttGACAGAGGTAATTCAGGGAAATCCTCCCTCTGCAGATAATTTGATTTCCCATGACTGACAAAGCTGCAACAGAATTTAACAAAAGCAGGTTTTTGAACAACTGCAGTACAGTGATTCATCTCTTCAATGTTCAAAATGAAGATGCAGTTATTGTTTCCATGACAAATATTAAAGAGGATCTTTACACTTTGGAAACAAATCTTTATATTAAATGCCTTCCAATGATCAGAACTTTCACATCTCTGCATGattattacagaaaaatgaCTGTACATTAGCATCGCTAACACCGCTGTTACTGTAGCATCACTTTGAATAAATTAGATGACTTTGGTTTGACAGAACAAACTCTTCAGGTGTTTagatatttctttcatttttacccCATATATAATTGGATTGAAGAGAGGATGATACAGAATCGTCTGTAAAGTCATAATTAAACGTGCAGTTTTTGGAAAATCAGACCCCAGTCGAACTATAATAACATCATATGCACATAAACAGAAGAAGCTAATTAAAACCATcaggtgaggtaaacaggtctgtgcagcttttttcctcacatttttacaactttGATAAGATATTACAAGTATCCTAGTATATGTAAAAAGTatgaagagcagagggaaaagTGCAGTGATTATCACAGCAACAATACCCAATATAGTTCGTGCCCTTGAACTCACACAGTGGAGATTGTAAAGTGAGTTGTTGCAGATTATTCCATCTAAAATTAAATGACACAGTTTCATATCAGAACTCAGTATAACTGGAACTGCAATCTCACAAGCAGGTACAATCCAAGCTAAAGCCAAAAAAatactgacagtgttttttttcatgatagtcggatattgcagaggtttacatatagacacatacctgtcataggccatggctgCCAGCAGTAAGAATTCTGAACCACTTAAGGAGTAACACAGAAAAAACTGAAGGAGACAGGCTGAAAATgatatgatctgtttttctgataaaAAGTCAATTAACAACTTTGGGCACATAGCActgctgaaaacaacagagTTCAGCAgcaaagctgcaatgaaaatgtacataggCTCATGGAGGTTTCTGTGAATCCAGATGAGACTCACAATGGTGCCATTAAAGCAGATTATGAGAATATATGCTGTAAAAACTATCAAGAAATAaagatatttgtatttattcacaTCTACAAGACCGCCAAGAGTTATATATGTGACATTAAATTCATCATCCATTAATGTCATCTAATAGTAAATGTTCAGTCATAGAACAGGCAGACTACATAAAGAGCATACATTATACAaattcattaaagaaaaaacaatgaaaagaaactgaaaaagagcTCTCATTTTCCAATAATCGCTAACATTCAACCTGTGCTGGAGTGTcttattcattcacagacacCTGACCTCAACATGCACTTTGTGAATGTTTGTTTCCAACATTCAGAGACTGAACAGTTAAAGACTGTGGAAAGTTATTTTTAGGCTGCTTTAGCCTCCATGGATCTCATTAAACTCTCCACAAAATTAGATTCTAATATGTAAAGAACTTCTTCAAACCCTGGAGGCCTGAAGTCACAGCATTGTTTGACCTCTTTTACTGGACGTTTGCCTCATTATACAACATTACACTTTATTACACTAAAGTTCATCACCATTGAAATAATTACTTGTGACAGTTGAACCACAGTTcttaacaaacattttaatgcattttcATAAGCTTCCTCCAGGTGCATCTGTGCCCTCTTGGATGAAATTCAGTACTGTGGTCCAGATTCAGTGTTGCCACTCTCATCAGAGATAAAGTTGTCTTTTGGAGTGATATCTTCCAAGCAGGGAAGTGGGTATTGTTGACTGTGACCTTCCAGTGCACAGCTTTCCAGAGAGTACAGTGCATTCATACACTAAGTGGGCTCTTTTACTTCTGTGATGTTGCCATTTTTTGTAATAGTATAAAGTCCCACCATATCTTGCCACTGCTTAGTCTCAGCTCATCATTTTTGAAGcactttttcttcttgttctctCGAAGGAGGCCTCTTCAAGAAAGGCTAACTAGCTGGTGCCCTTTCCATCACTCTAACTTCCTGCTGTCTGCTTTGTCTCCAATAGAGGATGACGTTTCCggtcacattctgctctgcccctctcctgccctgatgctcagccacacccctcatcagcccaactgcttccacctgctgctgttacctgctcaccatctccaatcaagccagtatatatgcagcttcactcctctcactcattgccagattgtcttcgcTCTCATGCCTGACAAAATTCCCAGTGGCCCtcagttgatttaaaaaaaaaagctagaagTACCGCATGGCAGTGGTATGCCTCTGCGTGAttgggtgcctgtttgtagcagatgtagaggtaaAGATGGTCATAGGGAACTTGATCTTTAACCTAAAACCTCCAAAATCTCCTCACTTTatctttgagtgacagtgaacatttgtgcaaactttaaagaacatccttcaaactattcttcagatatcacatttgcctgcataaaataaaatctacaatCACAGCAACTGTGACAtttcacctctgacctccaaaatctactcagttcatccttgaggcacagttgacatctatgcaaagtttgaaagccatcccTCAAACAGTTCTTATGATATTgcattaccatgcaaaacatgcaaaaaaaaaaaaaaaaaatggtcatagtgaccttgccctttgacctccaaacttTCAGATCTGTCACAGTCATTTGTACAAAGTTTTACAGAGAGAACTCAAAGCGTTCTTGAGATATCGCACGTAGAAGAATCTGGCATGCAGGGACAGACAACccaaaaacataatgcctcctTGGCTATAAGGCATAGAAAACAAACCATGCTGCAGAACATTcaaaacattctttttttttttttttttttttttttttttttaagatggcCGACGGTCGACAGCGTCGGTGTGATTCAGATGCGTTTGTGCGCACTAAACCTGAGATTTATCGCACTTCCGATGGTTTAACAATTGTGGAAGATGAACTACTAAACTTCCTCTTGATTAAGTCGAGAACTCTTGACCAAGATAACATCATCAAGCTGGTTAAATCTAGTTTTAGTCAACAGCGCATTGAAGACTCAAAGGCCGTAATGGCAGAACTGTTTCCTGATTGTAAACGCTGGTCCTCCCACAAGGGTGAGAAAAAAGATGAAGTGTATATCAAAATGTGTCTGGCTGTCTTCAAAGAAAAAGTGGATTTGCCAAGATTCGTATCTCATTATATTGACGAGCTGCCTCCCGTCTTGTTCAAGCATGTTGATGTTTCTGCCTTACTGGGACGAATTATGCAGCTTAACAACGACATTGAAGTATTGAAAATGTCCCTCGCCTCACAGGCATCTGCTTGTGAAAAAGTAGTCGAGATATCGGACTCTCTTAATCAACGTTTGATGGCGGTGGAAACCCGCAAAGTCAGTGGTGGGAGCCGTGGGAAGGCCGCTGTTCCCACTGCACAGCCTGCCATGTTAAGTCCTTTCCGGCCTGATGACAAGGGGCGACAGGGGAATGAAGTGCTTTCAGGAGCAGGCAAGGCTTCGGCGGACACCACTTTGCCAGAGGATATTCACCCTACGGGCATAACCCCACAGCAGGGTGGAGACGTATCTCCGGCCCGGGTCACTGCAAGTGGGGAGAAGACCGCTCAGGAAAAGGCTAAGGAAAATAGCTGGAGTACTGTGGTGAGAAAGGGCCGCAAACGTTCTGTGAAAACCCAGGAAGGGAAACATCGGCATATTCGTAAAATGTCTGGCGTCACTGGGACCGCAGTGATCAACAATGATGAACTGTCTACGGTGCGCACAAAGATGGTCAGTGTTTTTGCTACTAAATTTAACCTGAACCTCGAAGCGGATACTCTACGTCTTTTTCTACAAGAACAGATGAACCGCGAGGTTAAGTGTAGGAAAATAGATATTCCTCACAGCAGATTCAgctctttttgtgttacagcTGAATGGGACGATTGGAAGGAAATGTACAATCCTGTGTTCTGGCCTGCTGGGTCTGTCATCCGGCGGTACTTTGAGCCCCGCCGTGCCATAGGAGCAGGCGTGCCGAATTCACCAAAGTCATCTGGGCAGCAGGTGTCTTGCCATGCTGCGCGTGAGGGCTTGTCTGCTCCATCAGTTACTGCGGAGACCAAGCGCCCCACTGGGAGTGACAAGTGCACATAATGCGTGTGGCGTCCTACAACTCTCGTGGACTCCGAGTTGGCCACACGGCAGCTGACAAGGCCAGACGACTGGTGGTTGACGCGTTGTTGGATAACTGTGATGTGCTGTGCATTCAGGAAAGCTGGTTGGCCACACAAGACTTGGGCAAATTAAATGACCTGCACCCCAATTTCCATGGTGCGGGAGAATCGACCACCGACCTCAGCACGAAGATTGTCAGAGGTAGGATTGCTGGTGGAGTGGCGATCTTATGGAATATAAAATATGACTCTGTAGTTAAAGTCGTGCGCCTGAGCGTGGACTGGGCTATTGGACTAGAATTTAATTACAATGGAAagatttttattattcttaatATTTATACACCATACGAATCATATGAACATGTTGATGAGTATATAAATAGGCTTGCTTGCATCCAATCTTTCATTGAAGATAACAGCTCAACATGCATTTATGTTTTGGGTGATTTTAATGCAGACGTAACTGATAGTAAGTCTCTATTTTATAAACACCTGCTGAGGTTTTCCAATGATAGCAACCTTGTCATTTCAAGTAAAGCCCTCTTACCTGAGGATAGCTACACATATGTTAGTGAAGCCTGGAATACAACCTCATGGCTTGATCATATTCTATGCACTGCTGATGCTCATGCCTCTTTACAAAGCATTGAGATTTGTTATGGACTTGCCACCTCTGACCACATCCCCATTGTGTTGGTGCTAAATGTGGGAAATGTACCAAAGGTAGTTAAAAATGAGGAGATCAGGGAAGACAAAATAAATTGGGGAAAACTCTCTGAGTGTGATGtcataaaatattgttttaattcAGAAATTGCCCTGAGTAAAGTCGAACTCCCTATGAATGCCATTTGGTGCACTGATATTAATTGTGTGGACACTTCCCATAGGAATGGTCTATGTGATATGTATAATGATATAGTTAAATTCTTAATTGAGGCTAGTGGGTCTTTATTCACTCAGTCAAGGAAGTCTAGGAATACTAAGCCTGGGTGGAATAAGTTTGTTTCTGGCCATCATGCTGAAGCAAATATAGCTCATAAAGCGTGGGTGGTATCGGGGAGGCCGAGACAAGGACCTGTGCTTgagcataaaaagaaaatgaatgccAAATATAAATATGCTTTGCGGTATATTACTAAGCAAGAGCACGCCCTGAGTGCGTCCTCTATGGCCGATAATTTGCttaataataatttacacaGTTTCTGGAATGAGGTGAAAAATCTTAATAGAGCCAAAACTGCTCTTCCATCCAACATAGAAGGGGTAACTGCACCAGAGGACATTGCTGACCTCTGGAGGCAGCACTATGCATCTCTGTTTAACTGTATAAAACATGAGCCTTTTGATGTTGGTGTGATAGAGgacaaaaatgtttatttttgtacaaatgAAGTTGTTAAGGCCATAGGGCAACTCACAGACAGAAAGGCTTGTGGCATGGACAACATCACAGCCGAGCACTTAAAGCTGGCTGGCCCTAGGTTGGCAGTGCTACTGTCTATTTGTTTCTCTGGTCTGGTGTGTCATGGAATACTGCCTGACTCCATGATGTCAGTAATTCTTGTTCCAGTTATCAAAGACAAGGCTGGTAAGGTTGGTAGTACTGATAACTATAGACCCATAGCCCTTGCCAGCATAATTTCAAAAGTTCTGGAAAGATTAATCCTTGATAGAATAAGTGAATATATAACTCTCACTGACAATCAGTTTGGCTTTAAGCCCAAGCATAGCACAGACCAATGCATCTATGCACTGAAAGAGGTTGTGGAGGCAT
Coding sequences within it:
- the LOC121198693 gene encoding olfactory receptor 11H1-like, which translates into the protein MTLMDDEFNVTYITLGGLVDVNKYKYLYFLIVFTAYILIICFNGTIVSLIWIHRNLHEPMYIFIAALLLNSVVFSSAMCPKLLIDFLSEKQIISFSACLLQFFLCYSLSGSEFLLLAAMAYDRYVSICKPLQYPTIMKKNTVSIFLALAWIVPACEIAVPVILSSDMKLCHLILDGIICNNSLYNLHCVSSRARTILGIVAVIITALFPLLFILFTYTRILVISYQSCKNVRKKAAQTCLPHLMVLISFFCLCAYDVIIVRLGSDFPKTARLIMTLQTILYHPLFNPIIYGVKMKEISKHLKSLFCQTKVI